The following coding sequences lie in one Oncorhynchus kisutch isolate 150728-3 linkage group LG3, Okis_V2, whole genome shotgun sequence genomic window:
- the LOC109888409 gene encoding AP-2 complex subunit alpha-2 isoform X4: MPAVSKGDGMRGLAVFISDIRNCKSKEAEIKRINKELANIRSKFKGDKALDGYSKKKYVCKLLFIFLLGHDIDFGHMEAVNLLSSNKYTEKQIGYLFISVLVNSNSDLISLINNAIKNDLSSRNPTFMNLALHCIANVGSREMAEAFAAEVPRILVAGDTMDSVKQSAALCLLRLNRTSPDLVPMGEWTTRVVHLLNDQHLGVVTAATSLITTLAQKSPEDFKTSVSLAVARLSRIVSSASTDLQDYTYYFVAAPWLSVKLLRLLQCYPPPEDGAIRGRLTECLETILNKAQEPPKSKKVQHSNAKNAVLFEAISLIIHHDSEPTLLVRACNQLGQFLQHRETNLRYLALESMCTLASSEFSHEAVKTHIETVINALKSERDVSVRQRAVDLLYAMCDRSNAKQIVAEMLSYLETADYSIREEIVLKVAILAEKYAVDYTWYVDTILNLIRFAGDYVSDEVWYRVIQIVINRDEVQGYAAKTVFEALQAPACHENLVKVGGYILGEFGNLIAGDSRSSPLIQFDLLHSKFHLCSVPTRALLLSAYIKFINLFPEAKGTIQEVLRSDSQLRNADVELQQRAVEYLRLSCIASTDILATVLEEMPPFPERESSILAKLKRKKGPGNLHPDLDENRKERSVNGGTADHSSTTSNAKVFASPTTSTDLLGLGSTIATQNSASKGASLLVDVFSGNTAAFPVETPVAVGPVADENFSRFVCKNNGVLYENQLLQIGLKSEFRQNLGRMYVFFGNKTSTQFMNFAASVVCQDALQAQLNVHAKPADPTVDGGAQLQQILNIECVSDFVDAPVLNIQFRYGGTLQNIAVKLPITLNKFFQPTEMTSLDFFQRWKQLGAPQQEVQNIFKARHSMDTEVTKAKIMGFGAALLDGVDPNPFNFVGAGVIHTKTTQVGCLLRLEPNTQAQMYRLTLRTSRDTVSQRLCDLLSEQF, translated from the exons ATGCCTGCAGTCTCTAAAGGAGATGGAATGCGTGGCCTCGCTGTGTTTATATCGGACATTAGGAACT GTAAAAGTAAAGAAGCAGAGATCAAGAGAATTAACAAAGAGTTGGCCAACATCCGCTCAAAATTTAAAG GAGATAAGGCACTAGATGGCTACAGTAAGAAGAAATATGTGTGCAAGCTGCTTTTCATATTCCTTCTTGGCCATGACATCGACTTTGGCCACATGGAGGCAGTCAACCTGCTCAGCTCCAACAAGTACACAGAGAAACAAATT GGTTACCTGTTCATCTCAGTGCTTGTCAACTCAAACAGTGACCTCATCAGTCTTATCAACAATGCCATAAAGAATGACCTGTCCAGCAGGAATCCCACTTTCATGAACCTGGCCTTGCACTGCATTGCCAATGTGGGCAGCAGGGAGATGGCGGAGGCTTTTGCAGCTGAGGTGCCCCGCATCCTGGTGGCTGG GGACACCATGGACAGTGTGAAGCAGAGTGCTGCCCTGTGCCTGCTGCGTCTCAACAGGACCTCTCCAGACCTGGTACCCATGGGCGAGTGGACCACCCGGGTGGTTCATCTGCTCAATGACCAGCACCTG GGTGTGGTGACTGCTGCCACCAGCCTGATTACCACACTGGCACAGAAGAGCCCAGAGGACTTCAAGACCTCTGTCTCCTTGGCTGTAGCCAGACTCAGCAGG ATCGTCTCCTCGGCCTCCACTGACCTACAGGACTACACCTACTATTTTGTTGCAGCTCCCTGGCTTTCTGTCAAGCTCCTGCGTCTCCTACAGTGCTATCCTCCGCCTG AGGATGGTGCGATCCGGGGCCGTCTGACGGAATGTCTGGAAACCATCCTGAACAAGGCCCAGGAGCCTCCCAAGTCGAAGAAGGTGCAGCACTCCAACGCTAAGAACGCTGTGCTGTTTGAGGCCATCAGTCTAATCATCCACCATGACAG CGAGCCCACTCTGCTGGTGCGGGCCTGTAACCAGCTGGGCCAGTTCCTCCAGCACCGGGAGACTAACCTGCGCTACCTGGCCCTGGAGAGCATGTGCACCCTAGCCAGCTCCGAGTTCTCCCATGAGGCTGTTAAGACGCACATCGAGACGGTCATAAATGCCCTCAAA TCGGAGAGAGATGTCAGTGTGCGTCAGCGTGCTGTGGACCTGCTCTATGCCATGTGTGACCGCAGCAACGCCAAACAGATTGTAGCAGAGATGCTCAGCTACCTGGAGACAGCAGACTACTCCATCAGAGAGGAGATA GTGCTAAAGGTGGCCATCCTGGCAGAGAAGTATGCAGTTGACTACACCTGGTATGTTGACACCATCCTCAACCTGATCCGCTTCGCTGGGGACTATGTCAGTGACGAGGTCTGGTACCGCGTCATCCAGATCGTCATCAACAGAGATGAAGTACAAGGTTATGCTGCCAAGACAGTGTTCGAG GCACTCCAGGCCCCAGCCTGCCATGAGAACCTGGTGAAGGTCGGAGGGTACATTCTAGGGGAGTTTGGGAACTTGATAGCAGGAGATTCAAGGTCAAG TCCACTCATCCAGTTTGACCTGCTCCACTCCAAGTTTCACCTGTGCTCAGTGCCCACCCGGGCTTTGCTGCTCTCAGCCTACATCAAGTTCATCAACCTTTTTCCTGAGGCGAAGGGCACCATCCAGGAGGTGTTGCGCTCAGACAGCCAGCTCCGCAATGCAGACGTTGAGCTACAGCAGCGTGCTGTGGAGTACCTGCGCCTCAGCTGCATTGCCAGCACTGACATACTG GCCACAGTGTTGGAGGAGATGCCTCCCTTCCCTGAGAGGGAGTCCTCTATACTGGCCAAACTCAAGAGGAAGAAGGGACCAGGAAACCTGCATCCCGATTTGGATGAGAACCGCAAAGAACGCAGTGTCAACGGGGGTACTGCAGACCATAGCAGCACTACCTCAAATGCCAAG GTGTTCGCGTCCCCCACTACCTCCACAGACCTGCTTGGCCTGGGCAGCACCATTGCCACTCAAAACTCTGCCTCCAAGGGGGCAAGCCTGCTGGTGGATGTCTTCTCTGGAAACACAGCAGCCTTTCCTGTAGAGACACCAGTGGCAGTGGGGCCTGTTGCAGATGAGAACTTCTCCAG GTTTGTTTGCAAGAACAATGGTGTCCTGTACGAGAACCAGCTCCTCCAGATCGGCCTGAAGTCTGAATTCCGACAGAATCTGG GTCGGATGTATGTGTTCTTTGGTAACAAGACATCAACCCAGTTCATGAATTTCGCTGCCTCTGTGGTCTGCCAAGATGCTCTGCAGGCTC AACTGAATGTCCATGCCAAGCCTGCAGACCCCACTGTGGACGGGGGTGCACAACTCCAGCAAATACTCAACATTGAATGTGTGTCTGACTTTGTGGATGCACCAGTGCTCAACATTCAGTTTAG GTACGGGGGAACTCTCCAGAACATTGCTGTTAAACTGCCTATTACTTTAAACAAGTTCTTCCAGCCTACAGAGATGACATCGCTGGACTTCTTTCAGCGCTGGAAACAACTTGGAGC CCCTCAGCAAGAGGTACAAAATATCTTCAAAGCAAGGCATTCCATGGACACAGAGGTTACCAAAGCCAAG ATAATGGGGTTTGGTGCTGCTTTGCTGGATGGGGTAGATCCAAACCCCTTCAACTTTGTGGGAGCTGGTGTCATCCATACAAAGACCACCCAGGTTGGCTGCCTCTTGAGACTGGAGCCTAATACTCAAGCACAG ATGTACCGCTTAACACTCAGGACAAGCAGAGATACTGTGTCACAGCGCCTGTGTGATCTGCTCTCAGAACAATTCTGA